From Camelina sativa cultivar DH55 chromosome 5, Cs, whole genome shotgun sequence:
CTAAAAATGGATGTATAAATTCTCAATATTACACTGACTCTGTTTTGAAGCCACCATGGCTGAGCAACTCTCTATGTAATGATcttttttaatcaatatatattacatttgtgaaaaaaaaaaaacgaataatatgaatttttaaaGCACAACGCTTTTTTACTTAAAACGTTAtcttaatctttttagtttctttgttttttgtaattcatttgctataaaaaaaattgttttgccttagtaaaaaaatcattgtaatccttttctttttcgaatttgtaatttattgtatgaTTCGGAATCATTGATTCCCTTTTGATTGATATATttaaatactccctccgttctaatttagctgtcgttctaggatttaatttttgtttcatattagttgtcgttttagattttcaatgcagatgtttgatgaatattccaatcttatccctactgttttaaagtttcaaccaatgaaaaaattataaaatatattaatgaagggcaaaacataaaatttaatagtttccttaatttgtgtaaaaccttaaacgacagttAAACTAGAACGGATGGAgtatacattttcaaaaaaacaagtaattagtcatttattgtattttttttcttacataataTGTCTTTTTACAGATTGACATCAAAGACGCTCAAAACAAGATGCCTttgtgcttttttgtttttaaaactaatGGCCTGACAACAAAAGTTGTGATGTTAAAACcctttaattagaaaaaaaaaaagttgtctgATGTAAAATTTTGTGGGTTTTAGTTGAACTGCCAGTCTGCCACATGAATGGGTATCAGAGGAATAAACTAAGAAATTACTCCTTTTTCACAGAGTTTGACTGCATTAGAAGCAGACCTTTGCAAAGTTGATTCAAGTGATCAAACCTTCGCCTCAACAATTCTCTATGCATATACTCAGTATCCGCACCTGAGACCGCAGAGTGCTTACCACAGGCTAGTGTACATAATTTTGCCGAATATATTTTGTCATGTCAACTTTGCAAGCATTCTAGGTCATGCGCAACAACATCTATTTTCTCTGTTACTTTACAGTTTAcatggttttaaaattttaaccttGTATTGGTGTCATCTTCAAAAAGTTTTGTTTACGCAGGTTAGATGTTATTGATAGGTGCTTCTCGAAGAGAACAGTCGAGGAAAATTATATCTGCACTTGTAATTTATTCATTAGTATATAGGATATGTTGGCTTGCGAATTGCGATCATGAGTTACCTTTGGCTATTATTCCGGAAAATCATTGTGCACTTTACCATCATATATGTTGGTTATATAGGAGAGAGAGGTCACTCAGGAACCAGATGATTGGAAATTAGCTACCATTCAAGAGCATTGGAGAAAGCTTCACCATCATGCCTTAAAATCTCTCTTAGATCGGTTAGTTTCTAGAATGTGTAACAAATTAAACAGTCGTATGAAAGAGCTGACTGTGTGTACAAATTTCAGATAAGAGAAGGACGATTGCAAGGTGTGGGGCAGTGTCTTATCCTTGAGTATAGAATGGTGTGTCATTTGTTGAAGGGAGATTTAAGCAAAGACTCGGTGGAGGTTTTGTCGGCTTTTCCGATTGTATATATCTTCATATCCTCATATTGTCCTTCCGTAGGCGTAAATACAACGTGTCTTCTTTATGTAGGGGTGCAGAGCCATACTGGTAGACAAAGATAAGAACCCAAaggtttaattaataaatctctccatttggtatattttttaatatgtcaTATTATTGTTGTTATAATGTTGTATTACTGAAACTATAGTGGGAGCCAAGGCGACTAGAGGACATAAAGGATAGAATGGTAGATCAGTATTTTGAGAGAATGGAGGAAGAGGAACAACTTGCCTGCTTCAGTTATCGCATCTAACATGTGAAGTggagaaggtgtttgatgagatATCAATTGGTTAGACTTTACCAAACCCTATGTGTTGAAGAATTctaccttcttttcttttcttttctttttctttttgttgcacCAAATAAAAATAGGCGTGCCCTGGTTCATATCCTTTCAAAGATCACAGTATATCACGtttccattattttcttttatgcaaTATGCTTACAGGAAGGTAACAAATTGTAGTTCCAAGTtccctatatatatttaactaggtaacaacccgcactatgtgcggatAAATCTATGCAGATAAAATTAGTGTTAAGAGTAAAGTTATTTGAGTaaagttatttttgagaatgtaaaatttgtttgtgtaaaaaaaaaatatataacccgTGAGAATATGTTTAGATCAAACTACTAtgtatcaactaaatatataatccgctctttcttcaatctatgcaagattgttttttttgtttttttgtataaaaatatgtttcacccgtaaGATATTATACCAATGgtattaaataagtcaattgtctataataatgattattgtgataattttatttttgaaaatttaaatatgtgaatagtaatcagttttttaataggtgaataaattcgggtttcaaaaatgttttagatctaataatgttataataattaaatatgttataaaatgattaaaatatattttaaaattgaaatgtatgattttttaattaattgaaaagaaATATTCCTTAATATTCAATAGCAATTATgtgtaaatcatatatatgaaaagaggTCAACTCTCTCCATAAAATGGACACATCAGCAAAGGAGAATGTGCCACCTGTAAGCAAAAAATATCCTAATCTTTTGGGCTTCTCTTGTGTTAGAAGATAGTGTAACTgctctaataataaaaatcagaattgaAGAAAATCATTATTGTAATACCATGATATATTGATGTTTTCTCCGTTACCTACACCTCTGGAAGAAGATGGTCAGACTCTCAGAATTCACTCAGTTGTCTCTCTTCAGTTTCATCTTCTCTATCTTCTGCAATCTGCATCTAGActaattaatatgtttgtttcatgAAGACTCCTAGGGCAAACAGAAGCCACTCTCCGCCAAAGTCTTTGGCGGCCGCGCAATATGACATTGAAACCTAGATAAAGATCACTAAGGTATTGTACGCATTGATGATTCAGACTCATGGGATATCCAAACAAGAAGCCGCAGGGAATGATTACAGTGGGATCGATGAAGGATGTATTTTATTAGAAGATGAGGAGAGGAAAAActaaaactcatatatatgaaaagaggTCAACTCTCTCCATAAAATGGACACATCAGCAAAGGAGAATGTGCCACCTGTAAGCAAAAAATATCCTAATCTTTTGGGCTTCTCTTACGTTTTAGAAGATAGTGTAACTgctctaataataaaaatcagaattgaAGAAGATCATTATTGTAATACCAGGATATATTGATGTTTTCTCTGTTACCTACACCTCTGGAAGAAGATGGTCAGACTCTCAGAATTCACTCAGTTGTCTCTCTTCAGTTTCATCTTCTCTATCTTCTGCAATCTGCATCTAGActaattaatatgtttgtttcatgAAGACTCCTAGGGCAAACAGAAGCCACTCTCCGCCAAAGTCTTTGGCGGCCGCGCAATATGACATTGAAACCTAGATAAAGATCACTAAGGTATTGTACGCATTGATGATTCAGACTCATGGGATATCCAAACAAGAAGCCGCAGGGAATGATTACAGTGGGATCGATGAAGGATGTATTTTATTAGAAGATGAGGAGAGGAAAAActaaaactcatatatatgaaaagaggTCAACTCTCTCCATAAAATGGACACATCAGCAAAGGAGAATGTGCCACCTGTAAGCAAAAAATATCCTAATCTTTTGGGCTTCTCTTACGTTTTAGAAGATAGTGTAACTgctctaataataaaaatcagaattgaAGAAGATCATTATTGTAATACCAGGATATATTGATGTTTTCTCTGTTACCTACACCTCTGGAAGAAGATGGTCAGACTCTCAGAATTCACTCAGTTGTCTCTCTTCAGTTTCATCTTCTCTATCTTCTGCAATCTGCATCTAGActaattaatatgtttgtttcatgAAGACTCCTAGGGCAAACAGAAGCCACTCTCCGCCAAAGTCTTTGGCGGCCGCGCAATATGACATTGAAACCTAGATAAAGATCACTAAGGTATTGTACGCATTGATGATTCAGACTCATGGGATATCCAAACAAGAAGCCGCAGGGAATGATTACAGTGGGATCGATGAAGGATGTATTTTATTAGAAGATGAGGAGAGGAAAAActaaaactcatatatatgaaaagaggTCAACTCTCTCCATAAAATGGACACATCAGCAAAGGAGAATGTGCCACCTGTAAGCAAAAAATATCCTAATCTTTTGGGCTTCTCTTACGTTTTAGAAGATAGTGTAACTgctctaataataaaaatcagaattgaAGAAGATCATTATTGTAATACCAGGATATATTGATGTTTTCTCTGTTACCTACACCTCTGGAAGAAGATGGTCAGACTCTCAGAATTCACTCAGTTGTCTCTCTTCAGTTTCATCTTCTCTATCTTCTGCAATCTGCATCTAGActaattaatatgtttgtttcatgAAGACTCCTAGGGCAAACAGAAGCCACTCTCCGCCAAAGTCTTTGGCGGCCGCGCAATATGACATTGAAACCTAGATAAAGATCACTAAGGTATTGTACACATTGATGATTCAGACTCATGGGATATCCAAACAAGAAACCGCAGGGAATGATTACAGTGGGATCGATGAAGGATGTATTTTATTAGAAGATGAGGAGAGGAAAAActaaaactcatatatatgaaaagaggTCAACTCTCTTCATAAAATGGACACATCAGCAAAGGAGAATGTGCTACCTGTAAGCAAAAAATATCCTAATCTTTTGGGCTTCTCTTACGTTTTAGAAGATAGTGAAACTgctctaataataaaaatcagaattgaAGAAGATCATTATTGTAATACCAAGATATATTGATGTTTTTTCCGTTACCTACACGTCTGGAAGAAGATGGTCAGACTCTCAGAATTCACTCAGTTGTCTCTCTTCAGTTTCATCTTCTCTATCTTCTGCAATCTGCATCTAGActaattaatatgtttgtttcatgAAGACTTCTAGGGCAAACAGAAGCCACTCTCTGCCAAAGTCTTTGGCGGCCGCGCAATATGACATTGAAACCTAGATAAAGATCACTAAGGTATTGTACGCATTGATGATTCAGACTCATGGGATATCCAAACAAGAAGCCGCAGGGAATGATTACAGTGGGATCGATGAAGGATGTATTTTATTAGAAGATGAGGAGAGGAAAAActaaaactcatatatatgaaaagaggTCAACTCTCTCCATAAAATGGACACATCAGCAAAGGAGAATGTGCCACCTGTAAGCAAAAAATATCCTAATCTTTTGGGCTTCTCTTACGTTTTAGAAGATAGTGTAACTgctctaataataaaaatcagaattgaAGAAGATCATTATTGTAATACCAGGATATATTGATGTTTTCTCTGTTACCTACACCTCTGGAAGAAGATGGTCAGACTCTCAGAATTCACTCAGTTGTCTCTCTTCAGTTTCATCTTCTCTATCTTCTGCAATCTGCATCTAGActaattaatatgtttgtttcatgAAGACTCCTAGGGCAAACAGAAGCCACTCTCCGCCAAAGTCTTTGGCGGCCGCGCAATATGACATTGAAACCTAGATAAAGATCACTAAGGTATTGTACGCATTGATGATTCAGACTCATGGGATATCCAAACAAGAAGCCGTAGGGAATGATTACAGTGGGATCGATGAAGGATGTATTTTATTAGAAGGTGAGGAGAGGAAAAACTAAAACTGCTAAGAAGTTGACGAAGCTGATGAGTTGAGTCGATGGTTCTTCTAGAAACACTTTATCTTTGAGACATAGGAAAACTGAGCAAGGCTGGCTAAGAGACTGTTCAAGGATACCCTCACTACAGAAAGATCTTTGCTCTTATATGTTCTCAATGTCTCTTTTTCAATGTTCTTATAGGCAATATTCATTAACGAAACTAAGATTTAACCGGGTGTAGAGTAGgaatgttgtttttatttttttttcgtagGTGGAAGAGTCAGCTTATTCCTGCAGGGTCTTAATTAAGATGGTAGCACAATGATTGTGAAACTCATTATCCATGGAGATGTAAAAGCCTTTGATCTGCCAAATGCATATTGTCAAGATAAAATCCTCAGAGATGGTTCTCAATTATGTAGAACcgatttgtaatttttaaggttttataaACAAGCTTGGCTTGCAACTCGTGTCTTTGAGAAAGGTCTACAAGCTTGGCTTGCAACTCGTGTCTAACGACTCAACCTCTAAACTTTGTCTCGtcctaaagtttttttttccaccatTAAAAAGTCCAAAAGTTTTATCAGCATTTAAAAGCAATACTCTGTTATTAGCTCTgccaaaagaaatgtaaaaggtcatttttccttttgaatACAGTCTCACAttttattcagaaaaaaaaaaaatgattttggatTCAATAAAATCATCTTTCATTTAACGGGTAAAATATTAAAGACTTTTTAACTTTATCTTTGTTATGGCAGTTTGAAAAACTTACTGAAAATGTTTTTTCACTGGTAAGGTTTTATATCCAAGGCATCAAAcgaaagaaaccaaacaaaaatagtatGTACACATCCTAACAGTTTAGAATTTATTGTAGGTTTATGGGCGAATAATTCCCAAGGGGATTTCTTGACATTGTTGTGGATGGCTGTTCAATACAAATCATGAGCACAACTACTGCAAAATGCAttcaaaactaaattagttAGGGTAAATAAATATCCAGTAAATATTCTACGTACAATATCCTAAAGAGTAAATTTTATCTTATGCGATGCTTCATCATATATATGctaaaagttttctttttgagtttGTAGTGTTTTCAGCACTATGTCAATCGTGTTCGGTACTTGGGTTAAAGGCAAACCCACTAACAAGCAGTAGCAGtctctaaataacaaaatacaCTGATGGATGTTGCAACAAtcctaaataacaaaatgttgtTGAGATCCTCTTCCCATTGAAAATAAACTAGATTCTATTTAGGATCAAAGAGTAGATGGAGTTCtcagaaaagaagatgaatctattatttcaaggtttttttcttatctatctaaaatattgaaaaatagaagtacaagaagaaaacttaaacaatgctaataataaaatataaaagcgCACGGTTGTAGTTCTAAATTCTTACATGATGCTAAATGTAAAGGTTTATAATAACTCAAGCGAATTGTGCATTTGAGCATAGGTTGAAGTCACCTCTATATACTATCATACTATAAAATACGAATAGAAAAAACCTGCAGCGTAGCGCGGGTGCTCATCTAGTATCCATAAAATGAGGACAATAATTTTATTGGTGTCTCGAGCTCTCTAGCGACAACACATCAGTATTTTCTtaagaatgcttctctattaatatataggggatacaaaataaaacaaaaagcatgGTTGAAGTTTGCCTAAAGAAATTTTGTGTGTTCTTGTTCTTATCATGTTTTGATTTGAGAATTTATTGGTGGATGGTCCTGGGTGCCATCGTTCATCTGTTCGAGCTCATCTACCATATATAGCACCAACGTTAGCCTCCaccaaatcttgattttttttcttgttgctaGCCACGCTTGACACCACACAAAAGTGGTCTGAGTTATTACttgcttcttttattttattttctggttttttttcaTGGGTGGGAAATTTGAGATTGAAAAGTGAACTGCTCTCATCAGACCACTGACTTCTAATGCATGTCGCTAGTTATGTTTTCAATAAAACTACATGATAGTTAGATATTCTCATGTAAATTACCAAATACTGATACACTGACTAAATGTAAACTACGTACATTATATCTAAATGTCGTCTTGCGAAATCATTTGACTATACAATTACAATCAGACCACAGGTTTACATAGTTAAACAGCACCGTTTTGGTTATTAGGTTCAGcacataaatttataataaatactaCGAACAAtactaagaaaataagaacatgtactgaaaaaagaaatatcaataATTCGGGTACTTGTATGCTGAGCTGAGCAGGCTTATCCGCGGTCTCCATTTCTGGTATCGCGGGTTCGGACTCTTGGCAGGCAGGTCTTTCGTGAGATCCAGATGCGCTCGGATTATCAACCTGTTCTAACATCCCTAAGATTATTTCTTCATCCCGTTTATTTTCGTGAGTTGGCGCCGACCACGGGTGGTGATTAAGTGCATTTATAGCAGTTTGCAACTGCAAAACATTAGCaggcaaataattttttttttgttaaactcaAACACTATATGTAAACAAAAAGTCACAccggaaaataaaataaataatctcTGAAAGTAACCTCAGGTAGTCTCCTTATAGAATGATTTTCATTATTATCAAATTGGGGAATAATGTTGTAAAGCCTAAAGATTTTGGCTAGTTGTTTGACTTCAGTGTAGGCTTCCAGACTCTACAACAaacgaaaataaataattaaaaacgagaataagataaaattttatttttggtaatatattAACTCAAGCTACACTATACTATTTCCTCCCAAGATACAATTAGTTAATCAGATAATTTACCCCAAAAGTCAGTGGTACATCTTTCGAAAGAAGCTCCAAGACTTTGAAGAGAACACGAGCAATTTCACATGCATATATAAGTTGATCACTGAAAAGCATATACGATCGAAGAATGTGAATAGTAGAGAACAAAGCTAAatatagaagaagagagaaaaggaaaatttgaaCAAACAATATTTCCAATAAGCACAAACCCGAGAGCTCTGACATTGACACTTGTGGAAACTTGGTTATCAGTAGAGGAAGACGTGTATGCACTTGAATCAATTTCTATTCAAAAAAGTATAGTGgaaacaattaagaaaaaaaataataaataaactcaaTTGCAAAATATGAATGTAGATGATATGAGTATGCAAGCtagttacttatatatatatatatatatatatatatatatataggagaagAAAATTATTCATAGATGTGCCAATGATTAGGGCACACTACCTTTGCTAGTGATCTTGATCATTGTTACGATAGTTTTCTCGTAATAGTCTAGACAGAAAGTTTGCAAATCAGGTACATCAGTATTAGGCTGAAATCGTCCTTGTTCACTTATTGCATCATTCTAcacaataagaagaagaaaaaaacacactaaaACATATATTgaggaaattacaaaacatgTAAAATGACTAAACAACAATGATGCATGAGATACCTTTTCGATCCAACGCTCAAGGGAAAACCTAAACTGTCGAACACCACGAGTAAGTGATAACGGGTCAATCCTTTTTGACTCCTCAAGCGCACCATGAACACCTTATAGAATTATAAGCATCCATGATCAAGATGTCGCAAGCTATTAATTCTATCATCACTATATCATGTATAATACATTCTCTCGATCGAGAGATTAGTGTCCAACTTACATAGGTAAGCAATCCGAGGATGGGAGAGATGGAAGTGATGAGCGACACGAAGGATCGAAGTACACTTGGCATGAGAAGATGGTACCATTTCACTATCCGGCGGAAGACCTGTCATCGTCGTCTCAGTTGACATACTTTAACTAGATCTACGGTTTGCAAAAGGAGATCTTTAGATCTAGAGTTAGGGATCCTATATAACTTCTCGATCTCGTCTTTGCTTTTGGAGGAATATATATGGTTTCTAACTAACTTCTCAAAGTTCTCGAATCTGGTTACTAGACTATTTGACTCAATAACACGACTTGTTCAAATAACTGCATACACATAagtccaatatttttttaagacttgaagaaaaaaaaaaggtaagaaaaagaagaaatgacGAAATTACCCTCGTAAAACCTAAAAGGGTGAAGAATAAATAAGGTGGCCTTTTTTGTCTCANAAAGTACCCTTGTAAAACCTAAAAGGATGAAGAATAAATAAGGTGGCCTTTTTTGTCTCATCATGTATTGAGAAATCCTCGTCGGCCATCTTTGCCCTTCGCCTTTGTTCAGATTTTCATCTTCAAACTATCTTCTTCACTTCCTTACCCGCCAAATTGTTCATCTTTTGAAACTCCTTCCAAAATCCCTTTTGCAGATTCTGCTTTCATACCCTTTTTGATTTCGGTGAGTTTTTCGATTTTTGAATCTtttccttgttttgttttctgggtGTAAATTGTTTCGAAGAATTGGATTGTCGTGCACatgattctctgtttttatcGGTGTTTGTGTGATCAAGTTTTGAACTTTCAAATTGGGGTTTGGTGGCTTGAAGGTGTTTCATGTTCCCAACCGAAGAACTCTCAATTTCAGAGATGGTGGTAGATAGACTCGTAAGAGATAGgctaaaacattatataatccCTGCTCTTAAGTAAAGTCGTTTCTTTGATTGTTGGGTTTGCTCGTATACTTCTTAATGTCCCctgattttggatttttcaaTCTGTTTCATTTTGTTAAGAGTAGTTATGGCACATTGAACAAGGAGATCATTAGGATAGTGAGGCAAATctaaaaagattgttttttttatctgtgTTTCTCTGCGATGTAAGAAGAATGCTTCCCAAGTTGGTTACTTTTGGTGCTATATTTTGGAGAGTTTAATGCTTATGATTAGAGCTCTATGTAAACTACTGTTGTGtgatcttcttttttattcttaagtTTTGAATCCAAGGAACTATTTgtttggtatgttttttttttttttttgaataaatatttgtttggtaTGTTAGTGTTCAtacattgttttcttgtttgcaGGTCTGTTACAGACATTTAGAGGTTGAGTTAGAAATCTCGGGAGCAGATAGTTTCTGCATTTTACTTGGTCGATATTTGATGAAATGACAAATCACGAGCTGGTGATGGAGGGGAACAACGATAACTCGTTTAGTCGACAGGAGCAATTTATTGAACCTCGACAGAACAGTGAACTGTTTACTACTCAAGACTACAATTTTGCTTTGGAACCTTTACATGAAACCAACCTGCAGATAGGTGTTTCCCGTGAGCAAAACGAGGTTTGGAACCACAACCAGGAACATGCACTGACTCTTCAAAACTCAGGGGCTCAAAGTGAAGAAAGACATGAGGAACAATCTCTGGAAGGAAAAGATGAGGTTGATTCTCAGGAGAACCAAAATGAAAGCTATGACCATGGTTTTGACCTCTCCTTTcctgatgataatgatgaatcAGAAACTTCTGAGAATAATAAACTAGCTTTAATAGTTTCTTCTCAGGATCTCAATGATAATTTACAGTTGGGGGTGGGCCATTCCATGAATAGGGATCCCATACCTGGCCTGAACATTAGCCTTTCTCAGCAGCTAGAGTTGGCTCCTCCTATCCTTCAGTGCCGGTCTCTACAAACAGCTCCTGAGCACAATTTGGTAGTTGGTATGGAGTTTTCTGATGTCCTTGCGTGTAGGAAAGCACTGAGAGATGCAGCAATTGCCTTACGCTTTGAGATGCAGACTGTTAAATCTGACAAATCTCGCTTCACTGCAAAGTGCAGTAGTGAGGGTTGCCCTTGGAGAATTCACTGTGCCAAGCTTCCTGGTGTTTCAACTTTTACAATAAGGACTATTCATGGGAGTCACACATGTGGTGGTATTTCACACCTTGGTCACCATCAAGCTTCAGTTCAGTGGGTTGCTGAGGCTGTGAAAGAAAGGCTGAAAATAAATCCTCATTGCAAACCTAAGGAGATACTTGAGGAAATTCATCAAGTTCATGGAATTACACTATCATACAAGCAAGCATGGAGGGGAAAAGAACGTATAATGGCTTCTGTTCGCGGGTCGTTTGAAGAAGATTACCGCCTTCTTCCTCAATATTGTGATCAAATTAGAAGCACAAATCCTGGGAGCATCGCTGTGGTTCATGGAAGCCCTGTTGATGGGAGCTTCCAACagttgtttatttcttttcaaGCATCAATCTGTGGTTTTCTTAATGCTTGTCGACCTCTCATTGGATTGGACAAGACTGTTTTGAAGAGCAAATATTTAGGGACATTGCTGCTTGCCACTGGATTCGATGGAGAAGGCGGGGTGTTTCCTTTGGCTTTTGCTGTTATTAGTGAAGATAATGATAGTAACTGGCAGTGGTTCCTCTCAGAGTTGCGTCAGCTGCTTGAAGTTAATTCTGAAAACATGCCAAAGCTGACAATTTTATCTAGTATAGATCAATCCATTGATGGAGTAGATGCTAATTTTCCAACAGCGTTTCATGGCTTGTGTGTCCATTCTCTCGCAGAAAGCTTCGGCAGTCAGTTCAACAACTCCAGTCTTGTGAACCTTTTTTGGGATGCAGCACAATGTCTCACTGAATATGAATTTGAAGGAAAACTTAACGAGATCGTTCAGATATCCCCAGAAGCTGCCTTGTGGATCCGTAACCTCCAGCCAAGTCAATGGGCCACATACTGCTTTGAAGGAACAAGGTTTGGACATCTGACTGCAAATGTTACCGAGTCACTTAACAGTTGGATTCAAGAAGCTTCAGGTCTTCCTATAATCCAAATGTTGGAGAGCATTCGTCGCCAGTTAATGACTTTGTTCAATGAACGCCGTGAAACAAGCATGCAATGGTCTGGTATGCTAGTTCCATCTGCTGAGAGGCATGTCCTTGAGGCTATAGAAGAATCTCGTTTGTACCTAGTTCACAAAGCAAATGAAGCACAGTTCGAGGTCACGACCAGTGAAGCAAAATATATAGTGGATATTAGATGCCGTTCTTGTTTTTGCCGTGGATGGGAGCTACACGGTTTGCCTTGTAGCCACGCAGTTGCAGCCCTCCTCTTTTGCAGACAGAACGTGTACCGGTTCACAGAGAGTTACTTCACTGTGGCAAACTATCGGCGAACGTACGCAGAAACCATACATCCAATTCTAGACAAATCCATGTGGAAAACAACAGAACCTGACAGAGAAAGTGGTGAGGGTGGTGAAGAGATTGTGATAAGACCACCGAGGGTGTTAAGCCAACAGCCACGgccaaggaagaggaaaagtCAAGGAGAGGACCTTGGACGTCAAAAGCGGGTGGTTCGATGTAGCCGGTGTAATCAGGCTGGCCATTTCAGAACAACTTGCACAGCTCCTATATAAAAAGTCTATGATATCTCTCTTTA
This genomic window contains:
- the LOC104786588 gene encoding uncharacterized protein LOC104786588, with amino-acid sequence MSELSGLCLLEILFVQIFLFSLLLYLALFSTIHILRSYMLFSDQLIYACEIARVLFKVLELLSKDVPLTFGSLEAYTEVKQLAKIFRLYNIIPQFDNNENHSIRRLPELQTAINALNHHPWSAPTHENKRDEEIILGMLEQVDNPSASGSHERPACQESEPAIPEMETADKPAQLSIQVPELLIFLFSVHVLIFLVLFVVFIINLCAEPNNQNGAV
- the LOC104786589 gene encoding uncharacterized protein LOC104786589, with product MTNHELVMEGNNDNSFSRQEQFIEPRQNSELFTTQDYNFALEPLHETNLQIGVSREQNEVWNHNQEHALTLQNSGAQSEERHEEQSLEGKDEVDSQENQNESYDHGFDLSFPDDNDESETSENNKLALIVSSQDLNDNLQLGVGHSMNRDPIPGLNISLSQQLELAPPILQCRSLQTAPEHNLVVGMEFSDVLACRKALRDAAIALRFEMQTVKSDKSRFTAKCSSEGCPWRIHCAKLPGVSTFTIRTIHGSHTCGGISHLGHHQASVQWVAEAVKERLKINPHCKPKEILEEIHQVHGITLSYKQAWRGKERIMASVRGSFEEDYRLLPQYCDQIRSTNPGSIAVVHGSPVDGSFQQLFISFQASICGFLNACRPLIGLDKTVLKSKYLGTLLLATGFDGEGGVFPLAFAVISEDNDSNWQWFLSELRQLLEVNSENMPKLTILSSIDQSIDGVDANFPTAFHGLCVHSLAESFGSQFNNSSLVNLFWDAAQCLTEYEFEGKLNEIVQISPEAALWIRNLQPSQWATYCFEGTRFGHLTANVTESLNSWIQEASGLPIIQMLESIRRQLMTLFNERRETSMQWSGMLVPSAERHVLEAIEESRLYLVHKANEAQFEVTTSEAKYIVDIRCRSCFCRGWELHGLPCSHAVAALLFCRQNVYRFTESYFTVANYRRTYAETIHPILDKSMWKTTEPDRESGEGGEEIVIRPPRVLSQQPRPRKRKSQGEDLGRQKRVVRCSRCNQAGHFRTTCTAPI